The DNA sequence CGCTGGATCATCGGCGAAGCGACCCAGGCGCTGGGCATCCGGCCCGCCTCGATCCACGATCTCTACATGGCCATGGGCCGCGGCGAAATCGATCGCTGGTTCACGGTCCCGGCCATGAACCTGCGGGTCATGGCCTACGATTCGGCCCGGGCCGTCTTCCGCGCCGCCGGGGCCATCGGGGCCGGGGCGTTCATCTTCGAGATCGCCCGCTCCGAGATGGGCTATACGGATCAACGGCCTTCGGAATATGTCGCCGCCGTCTTGGCGGCGGCTATCCGGGAAGGCCACCGCGGCCCCGTCTTCATCCAGGGCGATCATTTCCAGATCTCGGCCAAGAAGTATGCCGCGGCCCCCGGGCCCGAGGTGCAGGCGGTGCGCGATCTGATCGTCGAATCGGTCGCGGCCGGGTTCTACAACATCGATATCGACACCTCGACCCTGGTCGACCTGGACAAACCCACGCTCGACGAGCAGCAACGGCTGAACTACGAGCTGTGCGGGGACTTCGTCGGATTCATCCGAAGCCACGAGCCGGCCGGGGTGACGATCTCGATCGGCGGCGAGATCGGCGAGGTCGGGCAGAAGAACAGCACGCCCGAGGACCTGGACGCCTTCATGAAGGGCTTCGAGCACCGCAAGGGCGGACGGACGGGCATCAGCAAGATCAGCATTCAGACCGGCACCAGCCACGGCGGCGTCGTCCTCCCGGACGGCACGCTGGCCAAGGTCTCGATCGACTTCGAGACGTTGCGGACCGTCAGCGAGCGGGCCCGCCATCCTTACGGCATGGGCGGCGCCGTCCAGCACGGGGCCTCTACCCTGCCGGACGCGGCTTTCCACAAGTTCGTCGAAGCGCGGACATGCGAAGTCCATCTGGCCACGGCCTTCCAGACCCTGGTCCTGGACCACCCGGCCGTGCCCGAGAGCCTCAAGGCCGAGATCGTGGAGTGGGTCAAGGTCCACGCCGCGGACGAGCGAAAAGCCAAGGACTCGGAAGCCCAGTTCATCTACAAAGCCCGCAAGAAGGCGGTCGGCCCGTTCAAAGAGAAGTTCTGGACCCTGCCGGAGACGATTCGGACCGCCATCGGGGCGGACTTGGAGAAGACGTTTGCGTTCCTCTTCGGCCAGCTTGCCGTGGCGGGGAACAAGGACGCCGTGGCCAAGTTCGTCAAGGCGCCCGAAATCCACAAACCCCGGCCGGCTGACGGGATCAAAGCCGCGGCCAAGGAAGACGTCTCGGGCCTAGCCGACTAAAAAGAGAGGGGTCAGGTCTTAAGATATGAGTTTTCTTCTATAGTGAAAGCGCCAGAAATATTAGATATCTTAAATCTTAAGACCTGACCCCTATTTGTAAGGATTGGTCGGTTTGGGATCGTCGCCCGAACCCGGCACGCGGGCGGCCCAGAGGATTCCGCGCTTGACGATCTCGAGCGCCTGCGGCACCTTGAAGTCGGCCGCGACGTGGCCCAGCGAGGTATAGAAGATCCTCCCCTGCCCGTACAACTTCTTCCAGACGACGGGCATGACCGCGCCCTTGATCCAGGGGGCGTACTGGCCGCTGAAGGTCGTCGTGGCCAGGACCTGGACGTTCGGATCGACCAGCATGTAGTACTGCTCGGACTTCATATGGAATCCGGATAGACCCTTGGTGATCGGATCGGTTTGGTTCGTGACTTCGACGTCGTAGTCGATGACCCCGCCGGGATGCGCGGCCCAGGCGCCGCCGACCATGAACTCGTATTCGGTGTTGCTGCGGAACGAATCGGCCATGCCGCCGTGCCATCCAGCCATGCCGACGCCGCTTTTCACGGCCTCCTCCAAATTCTTCTCCTGGGCACCGGTAATCGTGGCCATGGTGAAGATCTGGATGATCAGGTTCAGCCCTTTGAGCTTGGTCCCGTCGTTATAGGCATCCAGGGTGTTGGCGATCTCAACCTCGAAGCCCTGCTCCTTGAGCCAGGGGGCAAAAATGTCAGCGCACTGTTTCGGCTCGTGGCCATCCCAGCCGCCCCAGACGATCAGGACCTTCTTGCCCGCGCCGGGGAGCGTTTGCGGCGTGAAGGGGGCTGCGGTCAGGACCGCGACGGCGAGAAAAACGATGGCCATAACAACCGATTTAATGATCTGATTTCGGGACATATCAAGCTCCTTAGGAGAGGGGTCGGGTCTCAACATTCGACATTTCGCGCTTCAACCACAAATCGCATGCCTCTCACGAATTCGAGAATATTCCGGCTCCAAGGGCGGGTCCATCATTCGAGAAATGTTGAATGTTGAGACCTGACCCCTTCAGAGACCTCTTATCCAGATATTGCGGAAGCGGACTGGGTTGCCGTGATCCTGCAGGGCGAGCGGCAGGTGATCGGCATGGGACTCATAGGGCGGCCGGGCCTTGTGCGCGGTCGGCCCCGTTAGTTCCTGATCGTTGTGGACGAGAATCCCGTTATGGAACACGGTCATCCTCGCGGGGCTCGCGAGTTTGCCGGCCTTGTCGAAGCGAGGCGCGATGAAAACGATGTCGTAGCTCTGCCATTCGCCCGGCTTGCGGCAGGCGTTGACGAGCGGCGGGTACTGGCCGTAGAGGGACGCGGTCATCCCGTCGGCATAGGTCTTGTTTTGGAAGCAATCCAAAACCTGAACCTCGTAGATCCCCATCAGGAAGACGCCGCTGTTGCCGCGGCCCTGGCTGTCCCCCACCACCTCGGCCGGCGAGGCCCACTCGACGTGAAGCTGGCAGTCGCCGAACCGGGATCGGGTCCTGATCTCGCCGGCGCCCTTAGTCACTTCCATGTACCCGTTCTCGATTTTCCACTTGGCCGGCTCGCCTTTGGCCGTCGTCCACTGCGACAAGCTCTTGCCGTCGAACAGGACGATCGCATCCGAGGGCGCGGGCGCCGAAGGGCCCGCCGGCCCCGGGTCGACGACCGGGGGCATCGGCCTCGTCTCGTCATGGACGCCCCACTTCTGAAGCTCCGCGGCGCGCGGATTGGATTGCCCCGCAAAAAGCGCGGCCAGCCCGGCCAACCCCAGAATCGGCAAAACGGCGAACACGGTTAAAATTGTCTTCTTCACCCTCTCCTCCTGGCGCACGGCCGGCACATCCGGCCTCAACTTCGGCAAATGAAACGGGGGCCGCGGCCGACCGCGCCCCCCATTGCAAACAAGCTCAGAGAGACCAGCCGGCCCGGTAAGTCTTGTGGACGAACGGGTTGGCCTCGGGCAGGTTCGGGAACTCCATTTTGATGGGATCCCACTCAAGGATCGTCTTGGTGTCCTTGAACCGCAGGGCGACGACACCCAGCAGCATGACCTCGGTCAACGCCCCCGAATAGGCCGGGATGTCCGTGGTCGATTTCTTGCCGGCCTTGATGGCGGCGACCCATTCTTCCATGATGCCGGGAGAGCGCGGGATGGTTTTATCCGGCCGCTTGTAGTCCTGCATCAGCTTCTCGGGCAGGATGCGGGGGTTGTCGCCGTAGGTCGAGCACATGATCATGCCCTTGGAGCCGACGAAAAGCACGCCGCCGCCGTCGTCGCCCATCATCCGGCCCGTCTCCAGGATCGCGGGCCGCGGCGGGGTCAGACCGCCGTCGTACCAGATCATCTTGACCGGGACCATTTTGCCCCGGGCCGGGAAGGTGTAGGAAACGATTTCGGCCAGCGGGTAGGAGTCCTTGTTGTACTTCGTCGAGCTGGCCTGAACGGTCGTCGGGTGGCCGAGCTGCAAAGCCCAGAACGGCTGGTCGATGAGATGCGCGCCCATGTCGCCCAGGGCGCCGGTGCCGTAATCCCACCAACCGCGCCAGACAAAGTGGCTGAAGGCGGGATGGTAGGGCCGCCAGGGGGCGGGGCCCAGCCAAACGTCATAGTCCAGGTTAGGCGGGACCGAGGGGATCTCCTTGGGCGCATCGACGCCCTGCGGCCAAATCGGGCGATTCGTCCAGACGTGGACTTCGGACACGTCGCCGATGGCCCCGTCGGCGATCCATTCGCAGATCAGCCGCGCCCCTTCCTTGGAGTGGCCCTGGTTGCCCATCTGCGTGACGAGATTGCGCTTTTTGGCTTCCTCGGCCAGCATCCGGGCTTCCTTGATGGTGTGGGTCAGCGGCTTCTGGATGAAGACGTGCTTGCCCATCTTCATGGCCGCCATGGCTACGATGGCGTGGTTGTGGTCGGGGGTCGATACCGTGACGGCGTCGATGTCCTTGACCTGATCCAGCATCTTGCGCCAGTCGCGAAACTTGGCCGCCTTCTCGTACATGGCCTTCCGCTCGGGCGTGTGCTGATCCGAGGTCAAGAACGCAGCCATCTTTTCGTCGTCGACGTCGCACAGGGCAACGATGTTCTCGGTGCTGGCCGCCTGCACGTCCGAGAAGCCTTTGCCTCCCACCGCGACACCGGCGATGTTCAGCTTGTCGCTCGGAGCCGTATAGCCCTTGCCGCCGATGACATGGCGCGGCACGACCATCACGCCGGCGGCCGCGGCGGCCGCCGTTCCCAGGAATTCACGGCGCGTTGTCATGAGTCTCCTCCCTCGGGGATATGAATGCGATTCCGTTCGCAGGGTTTTACTATATTGCGGAGGCCCCCCCGCGTCAACAAGGGGGGGGACGAACCCACGCGGCCTCGGTGCAGCTTGCTTTCGGCTCGCAGCCGGGCATATCATTCCCGACCGTCGGGGAATGAAGCCTATCGGCTTCGGGAGATTTAGCCATGTCCAAAAAAACGCTCGTCGTCGCCGGCTTGGCGGCCATCGCCGCCCTCACGCTCGTCACCGGATGCGGCCCGGCCGCAAAATCCGACGGGAGCCTCGAGCAGGGCTTCGCCGCGCCGCCGCCCGCCGCCCGCCCCTGGGTCTATTGGTTCTGGCTGAACGGCAACATCACCCGCCAGGGCATCACCACCGACCTCGAGGCGATGAAGCGGGCCGGCATCGGCGGGGTTCTGATCATGGAAGTGGACCAAGGCGCCCCCCGGGGCCCCATCGCCTTCGGCTGCCCCGCCTGGCGCGAGCTCTTCAGGTTCGTCTGCGCCGAGGCGGAGCGGCTCGGCCTCGAAGTCAACATGAACAACGACGCCGGCTGGTGCGGCAGCGGCGGACCGTGGATGACACCCGAGCTGTCCGCGCAGAAAGTCGTCTGGACGGAGACCGCCGTCGCCGGGCCCAAGCGCTTCGAGGGCCTCCTCCCAGCTCCCGAGAAGGTGGCAGGCTACTACCGGGACATCCGGGTGCTGGCGTTTCCCGCCCTGCCCGCCGGCACGGATCGCATCGACGGCATCCGGTACAAGATCATGGAATTGCCGACGGACTTCCATTACGGGGGCCGATCGAGTCTTCTCCCCACCCGAGCCGCCTGGCCCGAGCCGCCGGCCGGAGAGATGATCGCCCGCGACAAGATCATCGATGTGACGGATCGAATGGACGGCGCCGGGAAGCTTGTCTGGGATGCTCCCGAGGGAGCCTGGACCGTCCTACGCTTCGGCTACACACCGACGGGCAAGGAGAACGGGCCGGCCCCCGATTCGGGCCGCGGGCTCGATTGCGACAAGATGAGCAAGGAAGCCGTCGAGACCCATTTCGCGGGCTTCCTAGGCCCCTTGATCGACGCCGTCGGCGCCCGGGCCGGAAAGACCTTCGTCTCCGTGCACATCGACAGCTGGGAGACGAACACCCAGAACTGGACCAAGGATTTCGCCCAGGAGTTCCGCCGCCTTCGCGGCTATGACCCCCTACCATTCCTGCCGGTTCTGACCGGTCGCATCGTAGGCGGCCTGGCCGTCTCCGAGAGATTCCTTTGGGACTTCCGGCAGACGATCTCCGAGCTGGTGCTGGACCGCTACGCCGGCCGGATGCGGGAGCTGGCCGCCGCGCGCGGCCTGCGCCTCTCGATCGAAGCCTACACGACCTGCCCCACGGACGAGCTGGCCTACGCCGGGCGGGCGGACGAGCCGATGGGCGAGTTCTGGCCGCTCTGGTTCTGGGACGGCAAGCCGTATGGATTCGGCTTCACCTGCACCGAGATGGCCTCCTCGGCCCACGTCTACGGCAAGAATATCGTCGGGGCCGAAGCCTTCACTTCGCAGGACGAGGAGCGCTGGCGCCTTCATCCAGCGCTGATCAAGGAGATCGGGGACTGGGCCTTCTGCGAGGGGATCAACCGCTTCGTCTTCCACCGTTTCGCCATGCAGCCCTGGCCGGGCGTCCGGCCGGGCATGGCCATGGGGCCCTGGGGCTTGCATTACGAAGGGACCCAGAGCTGGTGGAACCTCTCGTCCGCCTGGCATGAGTATCTGTCCAGATGCCAATACCTTCTTCGACAAGGGCTTTTCACGGCCGACGTCTGCTACCTGACCCCGGAAGGCTCGCCCATTTCCATCGGCCTGCAGAAGCGTTTCTTCGCCCTCTCGTCGGACAATCGAGACGAGCCCCGCGACCGGACGGGCTACAACTACGACTTATGCCCGCCTGAGGCCCTCTTGACGCGAATGTCGGTCAAGGACGGCCGCCTAGTCCTGCCGGACGGGATGAGCTACCGATTATTGGTTCTGCCCCAAGTCGAAACCATGACCGTTCCCCTGCTCAAGAAGATCAAGGAACTGGTCGAGGCGGGGGCGACGGTCGTCGGTCCGAAGCCGGTGAATTCGCCCGGACTGGGCGGATACCCCGCCTGCGACACGGAGATTCGAAGCCTGGCCGATGCCCTTTGGGGCACGGGAGACGCCCCGGCCCAATTGGCCGAGCGGAAGCTGGGACGGGGGCGCGTCTTCTGGTCGGCCGACATCCAAGCCAAAGCCTCGCCTACGCCGTCCCCCCGCGAAGTCCTGGGCCCGGCCCGCTGGATCTGGTATCCCGAAGGGAACCCCGCCGTGGCCGTTCCGCCGGGCCGTCGATCCTTCCAGCGTGAATTCGCGCTTGAGGAAGGCAAGACGATCGCTTCGGCCCGCCTGATGATGCACGCCGAGGACGCTTTCACAGCTTGGATGAACGGCCGGAAAGCGGGCGAAGGATTCGGGTTCCGACGCTTCGAAAGCACCGACATCGCGCCCCTGCTGAAACCGGGGAAGAACGTCCTGCTCGTAGAGGCGACGAACGGCGGCAGTGCACCAAGCCCGGCCGGCCTCATCGGGCGAATCGCCATCCGCTACTCGGACGGGACAGGTACGGACATCGTCACAGATGGAAAGTGGCTCAGCGCGACGGCAACCCTCGCAGAAAGCCAAGGCGTCCCGAAAGCCGGGACGCGCTGGGTCCCGGCCAAGGATGTCGGTCCCCTGGGCATGGCGCCCTGGAGGGGGCTCGTCCCCACCTTCGCCGAGCCCGACATATTCGCGGAGGAAGAGATCGTCGCCGCGGTGATGAACAAGCTCGGCCTGCCGCCCGACTTCGATTTCCAGGCCGCGAGCGGCGTCCGCAGCCTGCGCTATATCCATCGGACGACACCCGAAGCCGATATCTACTTTGTGGCCAACAAGCTCCCCCAGCCGGAAAAGGCCCTGCTTGCGTTCCGGGTCAAGGGCCGACGGCCCGAGCTGTGGCATCCGGATACTGGGCGGATCGAACGGCCTGCCGTCTACGAAGAGGCGGACGGCCTCATGCGCCTGCCGGTCTGTTTCGAGCCGTCCGGTTCGGTGTTCGTCGTCTTCCCCAAGGGCGCCAAGCCGGCCAAAGAGCGGCTCCGCTCCGCGACCCTGGACGGCAAGGCGCTCTTTTCCACAGCCTGGCGCACTCCGACGGCGGCGCTCGAAGGCGGGGCTCCGAAGCTCGTCGAAAGCCCCGGGATCGAGCTGACCATAAATAAAAACGGCGGCCTCGAGATCCAGTCCGAAAAGGACGGAACGCTCGTCCTCGAACGCGCCAACGGTCGGACCGAGACGGTGGAAGTGCGTGGAGCGGCCGCGGCCATTGATTTGGCCGGCCCCTGGAACGTCCGTTTCGCCCCCGGCGGCGGCGCGCCCGATTCGGCCGTCTTCGAGACGCTCGTCTCCTGGAGTGCGCATCCGGACAAGCGAATCGCGTATTACTCCGGCGAGGCGACTTATGCGAAAACCTTCGCCTTGACCGCGGACGAGATCGGCGGCGACAAACGGCTTGCGATCGACCTGGGCGACGTCCAGGTCATGGCCGAAGTGAAGCTCAACGAGAAGAATCTGGGGATTCTCTGGAAGCCGCCCTATCGCGTCGATATTTCGGCCGCCGTGCTGCCAGGATCCAACAAGCTGGAGATCAAAGTCGCCAATCTTCTCATCAACCGGCAGATCGGCGACGAATTCCTGCCCGAGGACAGCGACCGCAACCCCGACGGCACGGTGAAGGCCTGGCCGAAATGGCTGCTCGAGGGCAAGCCCAGCCCGACCGGGAGATTCACGTTCTCGTCCTGGCGGCTTTGGGGCAAAAAAGACGCGCTTCGGCCGTCCGGCCTGATCGGCCCGGTCCGGCTGATCACGGCTACAGTGAAGACGACAAGGGAGAAATAAGATGCCGACAAGCCTGAAAATGATCGTCCGCCGCCGCGCGGTTCTGGCGGCCGCGGTCCTGATGACCGTGTTGGGGGCGGGAGGCGCCGCCCTTCGCGCCTCCGCGCCGATCCCCGCGGGCCAAGCCCGCCTAACCATTCTCTATGACAACACGACCGCCCGGGAAGGCGTCCAGTCGGACTGGGGCTTCGCCTGCCTGATCGAGGGCCTGCGCAAAACGATCCTCTTCGATACCGGGACCAAGCCCGAAATCCTTCTGGCCAATTGCAAGGCGCTCGCTATCGATCTTAATAAGGTGGACGCCATCGTTATCTCCCACCCCCACGCCGATCATATGGGAGGCCTTCTAGCGGTGCTCGAAAAGCACTCGGCCGTGACACTTTATATCCCCGCCGCGCTCGCCCTCATCTCCGAATCGGCCGCCCGATCGGCCGGTATTCCCACTCTGGCCAAGCTCGCCTTCCTCGGGACGAAAATCATCCAGGTGGACAAGCCCGTCGAGATCTGCCCGGGAGCCCGTCTGACCAGCCAGATCGTCGGCGCCAACCTGATCCCCGAGATCGGCCTGCTCCTTGAGACCAAAGCCGGGGGGATGCTCATCACGGGCTGCGCCCACCCCGGGATCGTCGATATCGTCCGTAAAGCGGCCGCTTGGCGCGGCAAGCCGATCGAGGCGGTCGTCGGCGGGTTCCATCTCATGCAAACATCCGAGGCGGACGTTAAAAAGATCATCGCGGATATGAAGGCCGCGGGTGTGGTTCGCTGCGGCGCCACCCACTGCACGGGCGCCGCGGCGATCGCCCTCTTCCGAACCGCCTTCGGGGCGGAGTTCATCCCCCTGGGCGTCGGCCGGGTGATCGAATTCTAACGGCTTCCGGGATAAACCCGCTCGATACCCCGGGCTCGGCTTCCGCCCCGGCGGTTCGACGACGGGGTTGCAGTCCTCCGCCGCGAACGTATCAATCCCGCGGAAAAGGCAGCGGCGGGCTCTTGAGCTCGACCCCATCCCAGCAGTATGTGCACATCGTGTGTTTGGGCTTGCCGATCGCCTCGACCAGGTCGTCCAGGTGCTGGTACTTCAGCGTAGTCAGGTTGAGCCGCTGGCGGATCCTCTCCTCCATGGCCGCATAGGCCGAAGTCGATGGATCGGCGTAGGGTTCGAAAGCCGCCGGCGTCTCGCCCTCGATCTCCCGGATCGCCCGGCGGGCAGCCAGGTCCATTTCCGACCGCGAGACCGAGAAGTTGAGGAACTTGCAGCCATAGACAAGCGGCGGACAGGCCGGGCGCATGTGGATCTCGCGGGCCCCGAAATCATAGAGCCGCTGGATGACATCCTTGAGCTGGGTGCCGCGGACAATGGAGTCCTCGCAGAAGAGAAAGCTCTTGCCCTGGATGAGCTCCCGGATGGGGACGAGCTTCATCCGAGCCACCAGGTCCCGGACGTCCTGATTCTGGGGCATGAAGGAACGGGCCCAGGTCGGTGTGTACTTGACGAACGGCCGCCGGAACGGCAGCTTGGCCTCGGCCGCGAAGCCGATCCCGTGTCCGACGCCGGAATCGGGGATGCCGGCCACGAAATCGACCTCGGCCGGGTGGCGCCGGGCCAGGGCGGCCCCGCAGCGATTGCGGGCCCATTCCACGTTGATCCCCTCATAGGTCGACGCGGGATAGCCGTAATAGACCCACAGAAAGGCGCAGATCTGGTTGACCGGCCCCGCCTCGCGGCGCGTCTCGGCGCCGTCCGAGGTGACGAAGACGATCTCGCCCGGCCCCAGGTCCCGGACGTATTCAAAGCCGAGGTTGGGGAAGGCGCAGGTCTCCTGGGTCGCCGCCCAGACGCCGTCCTTGCGGCCGATGATGACCGGTGTCCGGCCGTAGCGATCACGGGCGGCATAGAACCCGTCCTTGGTCAGGAGCAGGAGCGAACACGAGCCTTCGACGGCGTCCTGCAGGGCGGCGATGCCTTCCTCGAAGGTGTCCCCCTGGTCGATCAGGGCGGCAGCCAGCTCGGTGGGGTTGATCCCGCCCTGGCTCATCTCGGCGAAATGCAGGCGCCGGCTGCGAAGCGCCGTGGCGACCAGCGCATCGGCGTTTTTGATGACGCCGACCGTGACAAGAGCGTATTCGCCCAGATGCGACTTGATGAGCAAGGGCTGGTCGTCGGTGTCGCTGATGACGCCGATGCCCCGGTCGGCCCGCAAGCGCGGGATCTCGGGGTCGAACTTGGTCCTGAACTGGGCGTTCTCGATGTTATGGATGGCCCGGGCGAAGCCGTCGGGCCTGACCACGGCCACTCCGCCCCGCTTGGTGCCCAGATGCGAATGATAATCGATCCCGTAGTAGAGATCGGCGATGACATCCTGCTTGCCGATGGCCCCGAAGAAGCCTCCCATGGATCCTCCTCCTTACGCCGAAACGAATCAGTCCAGCGTCTTGATCCGCAGGGCGCGGAACTCCACCCGCGAGCCGTGGCCGCAGAATGAGATGCGGCCGCTCGCCCTCTTCAGTCCGGGATGGTCCCGGCCGTCGATCGTCTGCGGCGCGGAAGCCTTATCGATGTCGGCGTCGACGATGATCGCCCCGTTCAGCCTCACCGTGACCCGCTTGCCTTGGACCCGGATCTCCTCGCTGTTCCACTCCCCCACCGGCTTTTGGAAGCCGCGCTTCGAAGGGACCACGCCGTAGATCGACCCGTGATATTGATAGGGTTTGAGGCTTTTATAGACCTCGGCCCCGTCGTCCAGGACCTGAATCTCCATTCCGACATAGGCGGCGTCGCCCTCGGGCGGGGTGTGAATGCCGATGCCGTTGTTGGCGCCCGGCGTCAGCTTGAACTCGAACCGGAAGACGAAGTCGGAGTAATCCTTCTCGGTGTAGAGATTGCCGCCGCTCTCCGGCTTGACGGCGATGACGCCGTCCTCGACGCCATAGCCTTTGGTGTCGCCAGTCCAGCCCGCGAGGTCGCGGCCATTGAACAAGGAGACGAAGCCGGCCGCCTGCTCTTCGGCCGGAGTCTCGCCCACGGCCGGAGGCAGCTCGGGCAAGCCCGAGGCTCCGGGGACGATCCGCCGGATAAAGACGTTCTTGAAATAGAGCGGCGTCGAATGCGCTTGAAGCTCGATCTGGCCCAAGGGATAGATGGGCTTCTCGCGCTCCCAGTAGTTCTCCATGACCGTGTCGTTGACGACGAGGACGCCGTTTAGATGGACGGTCACCTTGTCCCCGATCATCCGAATGTAGAACGTGTTCCACTCGCCGATCGGCCGGTCGGCCTTGACCAGCGGGTTCTTGGGATTCTTCTGATTGTTGTAGAGCCCGCCCGAGCCCTCCGGCCACTGGGCCGGATCCCAGATCTGGACCTGGGGCGAGCCGCGCAGATAGATGCCGCTGTCGCCCTTGGACTCGATCTTCCAGTCCACGAACATCTCGAAGTCGCCGAGGTCGGCGGCCGTGCACAGGCTGTGGCCCTGGCCGTCGAAGGCCAGCGCCCCGTCGACGACCTTCCAGTGGGCCCGCATCAGGGCGTCGGCTTCGGCTTGGGCCTTGGCCAGCTCTTCGGGCGTCATCTTGGCCCGGGCGGGCGGGTCGGCCACCAAGCCCTTCCAGCCCGAGAGGTCCTTGCCGTTGAAGGAGGCTTCGAAGCCCGCCCCGAGCAGGAGATCCCAGGCATATTTCTCGGCCTGTTCGCGATCATAAGCGTTGTCGATATAGGGCAGGGCGGCGCGAAGAGCCTGCGCCGCATCGAAACCCGTCAGGCCGGGAAGGCCGGGCGCGGGCATGACGAGCCTGACAATGGCCGCGGCCGCCTTGGCCTCCACGGCCGGAACGCCAAGGAAGGAAGCGGCCTTCTTCAGCGCTTCGCCGTTGCGCAGCCCGCCGAGCCCCGCCACCAGCACGCCCTTCTCATCGTCTTGGACGGCCAGGGCGAAGGCCTTCTGCCAGAGCCCCAGCCGATCGGACGACGCTGACGGATCGCCCAAGAGGCGCGCGATCCCCTGGATCGCCAGGTAGCGCGTCTTGCGGTCCTTCGACTCGGCCAGCTTGAAGAGCTCGGGCAAGGCCGAAGCGTCGGGCCAGCTCGAAAGGACGGACAGCGCGGCAGCCTGAGCCGCGGGGACCTTGCCCTTGATCTCGGCCGCGACGGCTTGCAAGGCCCTTGTTCCCCCGATGCGGGACAGCGGACGGATGAAGTTGGCCCGCTTGCCGTCCTTGGCCTTCTTCAGCCCCGCCAGAACGGCGTCCGCCCGACGTTCGGGCTCGGTCCCACGATTGCATGCGGCCACCAGCGCGTTCTGCACAGGAACGATATCTTTGGGCGATTCGGCTTTTATAAGCAGATTGATCAAAGCCGGTATC is a window from the Candidatus Aminicenantes bacterium genome containing:
- a CDS encoding DUF1080 domain-containing protein, giving the protein MKKTILTVFAVLPILGLAGLAALFAGQSNPRAAELQKWGVHDETRPMPPVVDPGPAGPSAPAPSDAIVLFDGKSLSQWTTAKGEPAKWKIENGYMEVTKGAGEIRTRSRFGDCQLHVEWASPAEVVGDSQGRGNSGVFLMGIYEVQVLDCFQNKTYADGMTASLYGQYPPLVNACRKPGEWQSYDIVFIAPRFDKAGKLASPARMTVFHNGILVHNDQELTGPTAHKARPPYESHADHLPLALQDHGNPVRFRNIWIRGL
- a CDS encoding class II fructose-bisphosphate aldolase is translated as MPHTSIDRLIESLAGSVCLADERIAVKDANALAARMDGLIHEAVFGDAETKAAARWIIGEATQALGIRPASIHDLYMAMGRGEIDRWFTVPAMNLRVMAYDSARAVFRAAGAIGAGAFIFEIARSEMGYTDQRPSEYVAAVLAAAIREGHRGPVFIQGDHFQISAKKYAAAPGPEVQAVRDLIVESVAAGFYNIDIDTSTLVDLDKPTLDEQQRLNYELCGDFVGFIRSHEPAGVTISIGGEIGEVGQKNSTPEDLDAFMKGFEHRKGGRTGISKISIQTGTSHGGVVLPDGTLAKVSIDFETLRTVSERARHPYGMGGAVQHGASTLPDAAFHKFVEARTCEVHLATAFQTLVLDHPAVPESLKAEIVEWVKVHAADERKAKDSEAQFIYKARKKAVGPFKEKFWTLPETIRTAIGADLEKTFAFLFGQLAVAGNKDAVAKFVKAPEIHKPRPADGIKAAAKEDVSGLAD
- a CDS encoding ThuA domain-containing protein, with the translated sequence MSRNQIIKSVVMAIVFLAVAVLTAAPFTPQTLPGAGKKVLIVWGGWDGHEPKQCADIFAPWLKEQGFEVEIANTLDAYNDGTKLKGLNLIIQIFTMATITGAQEKNLEEAVKSGVGMAGWHGGMADSFRSNTEYEFMVGGAWAAHPGGVIDYDVEVTNQTDPITKGLSGFHMKSEQYYMLVDPNVQVLATTTFSGQYAPWIKGAVMPVVWKKLYGQGRIFYTSLGHVAADFKVPQALEIVKRGILWAARVPGSGDDPKPTNPYK
- a CDS encoding Gfo/Idh/MocA family oxidoreductase, yielding MTTRREFLGTAAAAAAGVMVVPRHVIGGKGYTAPSDKLNIAGVAVGGKGFSDVQAASTENIVALCDVDDEKMAAFLTSDQHTPERKAMYEKAAKFRDWRKMLDQVKDIDAVTVSTPDHNHAIVAMAAMKMGKHVFIQKPLTHTIKEARMLAEEAKKRNLVTQMGNQGHSKEGARLICEWIADGAIGDVSEVHVWTNRPIWPQGVDAPKEIPSVPPNLDYDVWLGPAPWRPYHPAFSHFVWRGWWDYGTGALGDMGAHLIDQPFWALQLGHPTTVQASSTKYNKDSYPLAEIVSYTFPARGKMVPVKMIWYDGGLTPPRPAILETGRMMGDDGGGVLFVGSKGMIMCSTYGDNPRILPEKLMQDYKRPDKTIPRSPGIMEEWVAAIKAGKKSTTDIPAYSGALTEVMLLGVVALRFKDTKTILEWDPIKMEFPNLPEANPFVHKTYRAGWSL
- a CDS encoding glycosyl hydrolase; protein product: MSKKTLVVAGLAAIAALTLVTGCGPAAKSDGSLEQGFAAPPPAARPWVYWFWLNGNITRQGITTDLEAMKRAGIGGVLIMEVDQGAPRGPIAFGCPAWRELFRFVCAEAERLGLEVNMNNDAGWCGSGGPWMTPELSAQKVVWTETAVAGPKRFEGLLPAPEKVAGYYRDIRVLAFPALPAGTDRIDGIRYKIMELPTDFHYGGRSSLLPTRAAWPEPPAGEMIARDKIIDVTDRMDGAGKLVWDAPEGAWTVLRFGYTPTGKENGPAPDSGRGLDCDKMSKEAVETHFAGFLGPLIDAVGARAGKTFVSVHIDSWETNTQNWTKDFAQEFRRLRGYDPLPFLPVLTGRIVGGLAVSERFLWDFRQTISELVLDRYAGRMRELAAARGLRLSIEAYTTCPTDELAYAGRADEPMGEFWPLWFWDGKPYGFGFTCTEMASSAHVYGKNIVGAEAFTSQDEERWRLHPALIKEIGDWAFCEGINRFVFHRFAMQPWPGVRPGMAMGPWGLHYEGTQSWWNLSSAWHEYLSRCQYLLRQGLFTADVCYLTPEGSPISIGLQKRFFALSSDNRDEPRDRTGYNYDLCPPEALLTRMSVKDGRLVLPDGMSYRLLVLPQVETMTVPLLKKIKELVEAGATVVGPKPVNSPGLGGYPACDTEIRSLADALWGTGDAPAQLAERKLGRGRVFWSADIQAKASPTPSPREVLGPARWIWYPEGNPAVAVPPGRRSFQREFALEEGKTIASARLMMHAEDAFTAWMNGRKAGEGFGFRRFESTDIAPLLKPGKNVLLVEATNGGSAPSPAGLIGRIAIRYSDGTGTDIVTDGKWLSATATLAESQGVPKAGTRWVPAKDVGPLGMAPWRGLVPTFAEPDIFAEEEIVAAVMNKLGLPPDFDFQAASGVRSLRYIHRTTPEADIYFVANKLPQPEKALLAFRVKGRRPELWHPDTGRIERPAVYEEADGLMRLPVCFEPSGSVFVVFPKGAKPAKERLRSATLDGKALFSTAWRTPTAALEGGAPKLVESPGIELTINKNGGLEIQSEKDGTLVLERANGRTETVEVRGAAAAIDLAGPWNVRFAPGGGAPDSAVFETLVSWSAHPDKRIAYYSGEATYAKTFALTADEIGGDKRLAIDLGDVQVMAEVKLNEKNLGILWKPPYRVDISAAVLPGSNKLEIKVANLLINRQIGDEFLPEDSDRNPDGTVKAWPKWLLEGKPSPTGRFTFSSWRLWGKKDALRPSGLIGPVRLITATVKTTREK